GGTGATCGCCCGGCGCGTGGCTCAGGCGCACCTCGCCGTCCACGGTCAGCCGCCAGTAAAGCTGCGGGTGGTGCAGCACGTAGCGGCCTAGCAGCGCCGTCATTTCACGGACTTCGCTGGCGGGCGGGGCCTGGGTCGCTCGCCGGGCGGGCTGACCCGCAAACAGCCCCCTCACTGCCGCCGACGTACCTGCCGGGGCCGAGGCACGCGTCACCGTGACCGCGTCGCCCTGCGCCCGCAAGTGGGCCGCGCCCAGTTGCCCGGCCGGGCGGGTCAGCAGCGTCAGTTCGCCCGCCTGCGCCGCCGCCCAGAGCGCCTCGCCCCGAAAACCCAGCGTCGAGACGTGATCCAGTCCCCCCTCTCCCAGCTTGGAGGTCGCGTGCCGCAGCGGGGCCAGCCCCACCTCGGCGGCGGGAATGCCGCGCCCGTTGTCGCGCACCGTCACCAGTCCCAGCCCGCCGCGCTCCACTTCGATTTCCAGGCGGGTGCTTCCCGCGTCCAGCGCATTTTCCAGCAGCTCGCGCAGCACGTCCAGCGGGCGCGACACCACCTCGCCCGCCGCGATCTGGCGGGCGACTTCGGGCGGCAGCAGGCGAATGTGCGGGTCGGTCATCGTCGCCCACAGGCTAGCGGGTTCAGGACAGGCAGAGTGTGGAAGGGGTTCTGTTATTTGCGTAAACAGGCTTCAGTTGAAAAACCAGGCGACAAAGCTGGCAAAATAACGGCCCAGATCGCCCAGCCGGTCTACGTCACCGCCCGTGAACTGATCGGCGTCCTGCTGCACGGTGTTCAGCATCGTCTGATAGGGATTGCGGTCATCGTACCAACCGGGAGGGGCCGCCGGGTCAACGACCAGGGGATGGGCCGCCTCCCAGGCCCGCGCCGCTGCACTCAGGTCTTGCACGGTTTTGCGGCTGACCAGTGCGGGAACGTAGACACTGGCCCCGGTGTCATGGATGGCCACACCGTTGGTCACGAACTCGTGTGGGTCATCCCGGCCCACTTCGCCCAGCCGCGTCAGCCCCTGCTTGAGCGCCAAGTTGCCCAGGCTGGCGGGAATAAAGCAGGAAGCCAGCATGAAAACAGTGAGCAGCAGCGGCGGCCAGGGCGAACGGGGGTTCATGCGCTCACGCTAGCGTCACCGCCTGAAAAGAGTCTGATCTCACTTTTACTCCAATGGTTCGTCGGCTTCGCTGCGCTTCCACCTATGCAGCACGGCCAGGGCGTCCAGCGGCGTCAGGCGGCTGAGGTCCAGCGCGGCCAGTTCCTGGCGGATGGCGCGGTCGTCGCCCTGCACGCTCAGGGCGGCCAGCAGTTCGCTGCTGCGGGCCGTGACCTGGGCGGGCAACCCCGCCAGCCGCGCCACCTCCACGCCGTAGCTCTGGCGGGCCGCGCCGGGAATCACCTGATGGAAAAAGGTCAGCTGCCCGGCTTCTTCCTCGGCAGCCACATGCAGGTTGACCAGTCCCGGCAGCTCGGCGTCCAGGCGAGTCAGCTCGAAATAGTGCGTGGCAAACAGCGTGTGCGCCCCGCAGCAGTGCAGGTGTTCCAACGCGGCCTGCGCGATAGCGAGACCGTCCAGGGTAGACGTACCGCGCCCGATCTCGTCCAGGATTACCAGGCTGTTGGGGGTCGCCCCGTGCAGGATGGCGGCCAGCTCGGACATTTCCACCATGAACGTGGAGCGCCCCCCGGCCAGGTCGTCGCTGGCCCCGATCCGGGTATGCACGGCGTCATAGATGGGCAAGGTGGCGCTCTCGGCAGGCAGGTAAGCCCCGATCTGGTGCAGCAGCGCCGCCAGCGCCACCGTCCGCAAGTAGGTGCTTTTTCCGGCCATGTTCGGCCCGGTCAGTAGCAGCAGCCGCTGCTGCGGCCCCAGCGCCGCGTCGTTGGGCACGAACTGGCCTCCGCCGCCTCCCATCAGCGCGTATTCCACCACCGGGTGCCGGGCCTGGGTCAGACTCAGCTCACCCCCGTCGCTGAGACTTGGGCGCACCCAGCCGCGCTCGGCAGCCACTTCGGCCAGGCCCGCGATCACGTCCAGGTCAGCCAGCGCCCCCGCTGCTTCGGCCAGGGCGTCCGCGTGAGCGGCCAGGGTGTCGCGCAGCTCGGTAAACACACTCAGTTCCAAGCGGGCGGCGGCGGCGTCCAGCCGGGCGATTTCACGCTCACGCTCGCGCAGGTCCGGGCGGGTAAAGCGGGCGCGGTCCTTGAGGGTGGCCACCTGGTGATAGTCGGCGGGCACGCGGGCAGCATGGGCCTTGGTCACTTCCAGGTAATAGCCGAACACCCCATTGAAGCCCACCTTCAGGCTGCCGATCCCGGTGCGCTCCCGCTCGGTGCCCTCCAGCTCGGCCAGCCAGGCGCGGTGTGAGATGGCTTCGGCCCGCAGGCTGTCCAGCTCGGGGCTGTAGCCCTCCCGGATCAGGCCGCCCTCTCCGGCACGGATCGGCGGCTCGTCTACCAGTGCGCCCCGGATGGCCTGCACCACATCCGGCAGTGCGGAGAGGCGGGCGCGGATGCCGCCCAGCAAACCGTCAAAAGGGGTCAGCAGCTCAGCCGCTTCGGGCAGCAGTTCCAGCGTGCGGGCCAGCGCCGCCACCTCACGGGGCGTGGCGCGGCGGGTGGACACGCGGGCCGCCAGCCGCTCCAGGTCGTGGGCGCGGTACAGCAGCGCCCGCACTCCGGCGCGCAGGTCGGGCTGGGCATAGAGTGCTTCCAGCGCGTCTTGCCGCGCCGTGATGCTCAGGGCGTCCAGCAGCGGCGCCCGCAGCCAGGCCCGCAGGCGGCGGCGGCCCCCGGCGGTGCGGGTTTCACACAGCACGTCCATCAGGCTCAGGCCCTGTGGCGAGTGCGGCGCGAACACCTCCAGCGCCCGGAGGGTACTGTCGGGCAGTGACATGTGCGCCCCCGGCTGAAAGCGGGTCAGTCGCCGCACCATCTCCAGCCGCCCCTGTTGCGTCAGGCGGGCGTAGCCCAGCACCGCCCCGCAGGCCCGCCGCAGCGCCGACGAGTCCAGGGTGGCCGGAATCTCGCCCAGTACAGCTTGCAATTCTTGCTGCGCCGCATCTTCTTCAAAGTTGGCGGGCGAGAGCATCACCGCGAAGCGGGCCTGAAAATCGGCCAGCAGTGCGCCGTTGCCCGACAGCTCGGGGGCCAGCAATACCTCACGGGTGCGCCAGCGCGAGAGTTCGTCATACAGCGCCGTGCGGGTATGAAAAGCCGCGCAGCGAAACTCGCCGGTGGACACGTCCAGCAGGCTCAGGGCGTAGCCCTCTCCGGTGGACACCGCCGCCAGATAGTTTTCATCGGCGCTCAGCCAGCGCGCGTCGGTCAGCGTGCCGGGGGTCAGCAGCTGCGTGACCTCGCGGGCCACCAACCCCGAGCCGGGTTCTTCGACCTGATCGGCCACCGCCACCCGCACGCCCTGGGCCAGCAATTTCTCAATCTGACTGTCCAGCGTCCGCAGCGGCACTCCGGCCATCGGCGTGCTGAAGTCCTTGCTGCTTTTGTGGGTCAGGGCAATGCCCAGCAAGCGGGCGGCCCGCTCCGCGTCCTCGCCAAAGGTTTCGTAGAAGTCGCCCACCTGAAACAGCAGCAATGCTCCCGGAAATTCTTCCTGCACCTCGTCGCGCATGGCCACGTACTGCTGCAACATCGGCGGCAGCGTGCCGCTCCCAGTGCCCTTGAGGGTGTGCGCCGGAACTTGCGCTGGGGTCAGATTGGATCTGGATTTGGGGCCAGCAGGCATTGGCTGATGCTAGCAAGGGCCTGGCCTGGCAACGGGCCGCCAGGTGACGGTTGAGCAGACATACCCACCACATCAGAAGGTCGAAAAGTGGATCACGCCGGAAACAAAGTCCACAGTGGCCAACGGAAGCGCGGAACGTGTATTTAGGGTGGCTGCTTCCCATCTACCCCTAGCCTTGCCTCCCACCCCCGAAATTTGCTACCCTGACCTTTAGTGTTTCGTGCTTGGTAGGGCGCGGAGCGCCGGGCGGCTCCCGGAGGTTTCCCGCTGACCCTCTCCCCCGAAGGTCGGCTGGTCTGCAAACCAACAGCCAACCCCATCTGCCCGCTGGCCAACGCGTCAGGGCGTAGAAATCCCAATTTCCCACACTGGAGTACAAGGTGAAAACCTACATCCCCAAAAACGATGAGCAGAACTGGGTCGTGGTGGACGCCGCCGGCATCCCCCTGGGCCGCCTGGCAACGCTGGTCGCCAGCCGTATCCGTGGCAAGCACCGCCCCGACTTCACCCCCAACATGATCCAGGGTGACTTCGTGGTTGTCCTGAACGCCGAAAAAGTTGTCCTGACCGGTCAGAAAATGGACCAGAAGGTCTACACCCGTTACACCGGCTACCAGGGTGGTCTGCGGAGCGAAACCGCCCGTCAGGCACTGGCCAAGCACCCCGAGCGCGTTATTGAGCGCGCCGTATACGGCATGCTGCCCAAGGGCCGTCAGGGCCGTGCCATGCACAGCCGCCTGAAGGTCTACGCCGGTGAACAGCACCCCCACGCCTCCCAGAAACCCGAAAAGCTAGAGGTTCAACATGGCCGATAAGACTGAGCAGTTCTATGGAACCGGACGCCGCAAGTCCGCCGTGGCCCGCGTTTTCCTGCGCCCTGGCGAAGGCAAAATCACCGTGAACGGCAAAGATTTCCAGAGCTACTTCCAGGGCGTGCTGCGTGCTTTCCAGGCCCTGCAAGGCTTCAAGGAAACCGGCACCGCTGGCCGCTTTGATACCGTGATTACCGTCAAGGGCGGTGGCCCCAGCGGTCAGATCGACGCCATCAAGCTGGGCATTGCCCGCGCCCTGGTGCAGAGCAACCCCGACTTCCGCGCTGCCCTCAAGCCCCACGGCCTGATGACCCGCGACGCCCGCGAAGTCGAGCGCAAGAAGTACGGTCTGAAAAAGGCCCGCCGCGCTCCACAGTTCTCCAAGCGCTAAGACTCACCCCTTACGCTGGAAGAACATCCCCGCCCAGAAGGCGGGGATGTTTGTTGGCTGGTCAGCTACTTCTCCTCTTCACCCATGAGCCCTTCCAGCCAGGCCGCCAGCACCTCCGGCCCGCGAATACTCTCGTCCGCGTGGGCGTGGAGCAATGGCAAATCACCCGACTGCACCGCGTATCCAGCCACCTCAAACATGGCCACGTCGTTGTCACTGTCACCAAAGACGATGGTGCGTTCCAGAGGTATATCTAGCTCACGGGCCAGAATCTCCAGGCCCGCGCCCTTGTGCGCCCCTTTGGGAGTCACCGTCATCATGCGGCTGTAGGGCGGCTGCGCGCCTGTGACCGTGAACCCGCTCCGGTGCTCCCGCAGCTGCTCGGCGTGGCCTGCCACCCCATCGTGAAAAAAGTTCACCTTCTGCACGCGGCCCGCCGGAGCCTCGGCTGTAGGACGCGGATTACGGGCCAGCTGCTGGGTGGTCGGCACCTCGCCTTCAGGCAGGTCTACGTACATCTGCCCGGCGCTGAACATCATCAGCCGCACGCCCTGCATGGAGTGGGCCAGCACTGCTTCCAGTTCTTCAGCGGTGAAATACAGCGCGTGCTTCACCTCGCCGCCGACCTCCACGTGGCCGCCGTTCTGGGTGGCTACGCCATCAAAGGGAATGGCGTCCTCAATCCCAGGAGGCAGTCGGTCGCGCCCAGTGACGGCCGCAAGTTTGACCCCGCGCTCGCTTAGGCGGCGCAGCACTTCGGGCAGCCCTGGGGGCAGCTCCGGGTGGCCGTCCGGCACCAGCGTCCCGTCAAAGTCGAAGGCCAGTAGCAGTGGCAACCCACTGGGACGCTCACGTGCCGGGCGGGTCATGCCTGGGCCTCCAGCTCGTCGGCCAGGGCGTCCAGCCAGGCCGCCAGTGCCTCCGGCCCGCTGATGCGCTCGTCGGCGTGTTCGGCCAGCAGCGGTAAGTCACCCGACTGCACCGCATACCCGCCCACCTCGAACATGGCAATGTCGTTGTCGGTGTCGCCAAAAACCACGGTGCGTTCTGGCGGTACGCCCAGCGCCCCGGCCAGCAGTGTCAGCGCCGCGCCTTTGTGTGCCCCGGTAGGTGTCACGGTCAGGTATTGCTCGTAGGGCGGCTGTGCGCCGGTCAGCACCAGCTGTGGCTGCTGGGCACGCAGTTTTTCCGCATGGCTGGAGACGCCAGCGTGCCAGAAGCCCACCTTTTCGATGCGTTGCCCCTGCGCCTCGGCCAGTGGGCGGTGACCGCGTGTGGCGATCCAGTCGGGAACCTGCTGGCTTGCGGGCAGGTCCATATACAGCATCCCGTCCGAATACAGAATCAGGCGGGCATCTTCCAGCTCGTGGGCCAAAATCGCTTCCAGCTCGGCATCCGTGAACTGCGCCGAAGCGTGCAGCTCGCCGCCGATCTCAACGCGGCCCCCATTTTGCGAGGCCAGCGCCCCGAAGGCAACGCGCTCAGCGATAGAAGCAGGCACGAGGTCACGCCCGGTAATTACCGCCAGCTGCACGCCCAGACCATGTAGCCGTTCCAGCGCCTGGGCAGTATCGTCTGGCAGCTCATTACTCAGCTCCGGCACCAGCGTGCCGTCCAGATCAAAAGCCAGCAGCAGCGGCAGGTCAGCGGGCCGGGTACGTTCAGAATTCATGGCTCCCAGTCTAGGCCGGGGCAAGTCAGTGCGGGATTAGCGCCCGGTATGTCCGTAGCCGCCTGCGCGCAGCTCGCCAGATTCCAGCTCGTCCCCCTCGGCCAGCAGGTAGGGCATAAACACGCCCTGGGCCACCCGGTCCCCGGCCTGCGCCGTGAAGGTGTCCGCCCCCAGATTCCGCAGCGCCAGGATGATGTTGCCGTCATTGTCCGAGTTGCCATAGTAGTCGGCGTCAATGATACCCACCGTGTTGGTCAGCACCAGCCCGCGCAAGCCCACGCTGGAGCGCACATACACCTGCAAGACCTCGCCGGGCTGCATGTAGGCCTTGAGGTCAGTGGCAACCCGCACCACCTCGCCGGGGGTCACCCTCAGGGCAGCAGGCGTCACCAGGTCATACCCTGCCGAGTGCCGCGATCCACGCCGGGGCAGGGCAATCTGGGCCTCTGGATGCTGACGGTGCTGGGAAGCGACGACCTGAAAACCACGCATAGGAAACAGTGTAGAGGCTGTCCGGAAAATCGCGGAGGTGGGCGCACCTCCGCAGGTTTTATGCGAGCAGAGCGAGTAGACATAGATTGGCTTGGACCTCACACCCATTTTCCGGATGACCTCTAGAGGGCAGGCACAAACTGTGTGCGCTGTACACCTTTGTCACTCCCTACGTTAGACCATCACACGGCGGCCACCAGTGGGCACTTTCGCCCGCTCACGCAAGCGGTACACAAAAAAGCCCGCCCCCACCAGGGAGACGGGCCGGTTGAGTGGGAGGCTTAAGCCTTGTCGGTGTCGCTACCTTCGGCTTCGCCTTCGGTGCCAGCTTCGCCGGGAGCAGCTTCAGCGGCTTCAGCGTCAGTGGCGTTGCCTTCTTCAGCGGCGGGCTGCTCGGCTTGCTCTGCCTGGGCTGCTTCGGCTTCGGCAGCAGCCTGGGCTTCAGCTTCGGCCTTGGCTTTCGCCTCGGCTTCTGCGGCGGCCTGGGCCTCGGCTTCGGCCTGGGCTTTGGCTTCCAGGGCGCGGGCTTCGGCTTCGCGGGCAGCTTCGATGGCGGCGGCCTTCTCGACCTTGGCCACTTCGGCGTCTTTCATCACGCGGCTGCGGTCGGACTTGATGCGGGCAGCTTTACCGCGCAGGTCACGCAGGTAGTACAGCTTGGCACGGCGCACTTTACCGCGCTCCAGCACCTGAACGCTGTCCAGACGGGGGCTGGAGAAGGGGAAGACACGCTCCACGCCTTCACCGAAGCTGATTTTACGGACGGTAAAGCTCTTGCGGCTGCCAGCGCCGTTGATGGCGATCACCACGCCGTCAAAGGCCTGGTTACGGGTCCGGTTGCCTTCGACCACTTTGGTGGTGACGCGCACGGTGTCGCCGGGCTGGAACTCAGGCAGGCCTTTACGGATATGGGGTTGCTCAACAGAGCGCAGGATTTCGCCACGGTTTACTTTGGTCATGATGCTCCTTGGTCAGCGGACTGTCTCTAAGGTGGGATTTGGGGTAGACCAACTGGGATTGGCCGAGACATTCTTGACAGAACGCACCCGCGAGAAGAAGCCCTGGGGGCGGCGCGGGGCAGACCTTCCTACTATACGTGGCGGCAGGGTCAGGCTCAAGGGGAAGGCGGCTCAAGGTTTCAAAGCCCGCAACAGGGCGTGCTGCAATTCCGGCCCATGCGTGAGCCAGGCATAGTGACTGGCTCCGGGCAGTTCCAGGTAACGCCCATACGGCAACAATTCGGCCAACTGGCAGACAAACCAGTTCGGCCGGATGTCTTTTTCCATGTGCAGAAAGGTCACAGGGACACCCAGGCGGGCCAGCCGCGCCCATAACTCCGGCTGTTTGATATAACGCCGCCAGTCGCCGCGCAGTGCTTCCCAGACCGCCTCGCTGCACTCCACCTCAAAGTGGGTTTCGAGATGCTGGCCCGCCTGATAGGCCGCGCTCCAGTCACGGTCATGCTGCACCCCTGTCCCGGCAAAACAGACCAGTTGCTCTAGCTGGCCGGGATACTCCAGCGCGTAGGCCAGCCCCAGATCCGCCCCCCAGGAGTGACCGAGGACTGTCCAGCGCTTCAGGCCCAGCTGCCTGCGAAGACTTTCCAGATCCGCCAGCTCACCCAGCAGACGGTGTGGCTCGCCGCCGCTCTGGCCGACGCCTCTGGGGTCCGGGAGATAACAGGTCCAGTGGGGCAAGAGGTCGGCCACGGGACGCAGATAGTTCACACAACCTGGCCCACCCGAAAGCAGCAGGAGGGGCGGCCCCGAGCCGGTGGTCTGGACCTGCAAAAGCGTACCGTCGGGAGCAGGCCAGCGCATGGCAGCAAGCTAGCGCCATACTGCGGCCAGCCGCATCGGCCATCTGGCCTACTTGCCCTGGCCTGTCAGCCAAGCTGGACAGCGCTACGGACAGGCCAGCGGACCCACCCTAGAATGCCTGACGTGACCCCGACTTCTTTGCCTGACCCAGTCCAGCGCACCGAACATTTTGACGTGCTGGACCTGGGGACGTTGCCTTACCGGGACGCCTGGGATATCCAGCATCACTTGCACGCCGAGGTGGCGGCAGGCGCACGCCCCACACTGCTGCTGGTCGAACACCCTGCGGTGCTCACGCTGGGCCGCAAGGCGCGGGAAGGCGAAAACATCGTGGTCACGCGGGACTATCTGGCGGGTCAGGGCATCGAGGTGTTGGAGGTCGAGCGCGGCGGCGACGTGACCTATCACGGCCCAGGTCAGCTGGTGGTCTACGCCATTTTCCCGGTGGGCCGCCGGGTGCGCGACTTTCTGCGGTTGCTGGAAGACGCCACCGTGCAGGCTCTGCATAGCTTGGGTCTAGAAGATGCCCGCCCCAACCCCGGTTACGCGGGCGTGTACCTCAGCCCACGTGACTTGAACGGCCTGGAACGCCAGCAGAAAATCGCCTCTATCGGCGTGGCCGTCAAGCAGCACACGGCCCTGCACGGCATCGGGCTGAACATCGCCACGCAGCTCCATCACTTTGACCTGATCGTGCCCTGCGGCCTGCAGGACACCCAGATGACCAGTGTGCAGCGCGAATACGACTTGCGCGGTCTGGGGCAGAGTGCCAGCATGGACGCAGCCAAAGCGGCCCTGACCACTGCATTTGCGTCAGTTTTCCGCGATTATGATTTCAGTCTGCCCGCCTCTGCGCTGCACGCGGCCATACCTCATCCCCAATCTAAGGAGTCAGACGCATGACCCAGTCCGAATCGGCCACCCCCACTCCGCAAGCCCAGAAAGAGCCGACCTTCATCAAGAACGGCATCTACCGCAAAGACAGTGTCAAGACCCGCGACCCCAAACCAGAGTGGCTGAAGGTGCGCCTGCCCTCAGGCGGCCACTACGCCGAGGTGAAGGGCATCGTGAAAGAGCACAAGTTGCACACGGTCTGCGAAGAGGCCATGTGCCCCAACATCGGGGAGTGCTGGTCGCGCGGCACGGCGACGTTCATGCTGATGGGCCATATTTGCACCCGCGCTTGCCGGTTCTGCGCGGTGGACACCGGCAACCCACGCGGCCTGCTGGACCTGAACGAGCCGCAGAGCGTGGCCGAAAGCGTGCAGCTGATGGGCCTGAAATACGTGGTGCTGACCTCAGTGGACCGCGACGACCTGCCCGACGGCGGCGCCTACCACTTCGCCAAGACGGTGACGGCCATCAAGCGGGCCAACCCCGGTACCCGCGTGGAAAGCCTGACGCCCGACTTCGGCGGCAAAAAAGCCTGCGTGGAGCTGGTGCTGGACAGCGGCGTGGACACCTACGCCCAAAACCTGGAAACGGTGGAGCGCCTGACCCATCCGGTGCGTGACCGCCGCGCCGGCTACTGGCAGACCATCGAGGTGCTGCGCCACGCCAAACAGTACCGCCCAGACGTGGTGACCAAGACCAGCATCATGCTGGGCCTGGGCGAAACGCGCGAGGAAATCACCCAGGCGATGAAGGACCTGCGCTCGGCGGGCGTGGACGTGGTGACGTTCGGGCAGTACCTGCGGCCCACCCAGCACCACCTGCCGGTGGAGCGCTACATTTCCCCGGCCGAGTTCAACGAAATCCGCGACGAGGGCCTGAGCCTGGGCTTTCTGGAAGTGGTCGCCAGCCCGCTGAGCCGCTCCAGCTACAAGGCCGAGCAGGTCTTTCAAGACGCCGAAGACGGGCTGCCCGAACACCTGCGCCACCTCGAAGGCCAAGAGCTGAGCATGCTGTGAAGCGGGTCTGAAGGTCTAAAAGTCGGAGGGTCTAGGGGCCGAGGCTGCGGTCTTGAGCGCCTTTTTCCTTGATGATAAATGCAGCCCTGCACGGCTTTCGCTGCATGACGGCACAGCCTGCGAAGCCCCGATTGCAGCTCCACAGCGCGGGAACCCGTATTCTTTCTCTGCTCCGCAGCTTTGCCAGTCCCGTTGCCCTTGAATGAACCTGAAAAAAGCACCGATTCATCCGGAATCCGTATCAGTCTGCGCCCGCCTCCAGCCTATCCAGCAGCCGCAGCAGCAGCTGTTCCAGCTCGGCCTGCTCGGCTTCGGTCAGGGCCGAGAGCAGCGCCCTTTCCCCGGCCAGGTGATCCGGCAAGAGCTGCTCGACGCGCTGGCGGCCTGCCTCCGCCAGCTGCACCCGGCGCACGCGGGCATCTGCCGGGTCGGGCAGGCGCTTGATCAGCCCCTCGGCGGCCAGGCGGTCCAGGCGATTGGTTACCGAGCTGGGCGAAATGGCGCTCAGGCCCGTGAGCTGGCCGGGGGTCAGGCCTTCAGGGGGCGCACTGCGGTAGAGCGTGAGCAAGAGGTCAGCTTGGGCGCTGTTCAGACCGTGGCGCCCCTGACCCGCCTCGATCCGCTCGGCGGCGGCGCGGGCCGTGCGGGCCAGCAGGATCAGACGGCGCATTGGCGTGGGGTCCAGGTCCGGGCGGCGGGTGCGCCAGTCACGGTCAATGCGCTCCAGAAGGGGCCGGGTCTTCATCGCCTCTCAGTATGACAGGATGGATATTTCGACGCCGAAATAAATCTGTCATACTGACTTCAATGAACCGCGACCTGCTGCTCACGGCGCTGGCACCGCTGATCTGGGGGACCACCTATCTGCTGACCACCACTTTTGTCAGTGAGCTGCCCGCCCTGCTGCTGG
The sequence above is a segment of the Deinococcus radiophilus genome. Coding sequences within it:
- the mutS gene encoding DNA mismatch repair protein MutS; protein product: MPAGPKSRSNLTPAQVPAHTLKGTGSGTLPPMLQQYVAMRDEVQEEFPGALLLFQVGDFYETFGEDAERAARLLGIALTHKSSKDFSTPMAGVPLRTLDSQIEKLLAQGVRVAVADQVEEPGSGLVAREVTQLLTPGTLTDARWLSADENYLAAVSTGEGYALSLLDVSTGEFRCAAFHTRTALYDELSRWRTREVLLAPELSGNGALLADFQARFAVMLSPANFEEDAAQQELQAVLGEIPATLDSSALRRACGAVLGYARLTQQGRLEMVRRLTRFQPGAHMSLPDSTLRALEVFAPHSPQGLSLMDVLCETRTAGGRRRLRAWLRAPLLDALSITARQDALEALYAQPDLRAGVRALLYRAHDLERLAARVSTRRATPREVAALARTLELLPEAAELLTPFDGLLGGIRARLSALPDVVQAIRGALVDEPPIRAGEGGLIREGYSPELDSLRAEAISHRAWLAELEGTERERTGIGSLKVGFNGVFGYYLEVTKAHAARVPADYHQVATLKDRARFTRPDLREREREIARLDAAAARLELSVFTELRDTLAAHADALAEAAGALADLDVIAGLAEVAAERGWVRPSLSDGGELSLTQARHPVVEYALMGGGGGQFVPNDAALGPQQRLLLLTGPNMAGKSTYLRTVALAALLHQIGAYLPAESATLPIYDAVHTRIGASDDLAGGRSTFMVEMSELAAILHGATPNSLVILDEIGRGTSTLDGLAIAQAALEHLHCCGAHTLFATHYFELTRLDAELPGLVNLHVAAEEEAGQLTFFHQVIPGAARQSYGVEVARLAGLPAQVTARSSELLAALSVQGDDRAIRQELAALDLSRLTPLDALAVLHRWKRSEADEPLE
- the rplM gene encoding 50S ribosomal protein L13, which encodes MKTYIPKNDEQNWVVVDAAGIPLGRLATLVASRIRGKHRPDFTPNMIQGDFVVVLNAEKVVLTGQKMDQKVYTRYTGYQGGLRSETARQALAKHPERVIERAVYGMLPKGRQGRAMHSRLKVYAGEQHPHASQKPEKLEVQHGR
- the rpsI gene encoding 30S ribosomal protein S9, which produces MADKTEQFYGTGRRKSAVARVFLRPGEGKITVNGKDFQSYFQGVLRAFQALQGFKETGTAGRFDTVITVKGGGPSGQIDAIKLGIARALVQSNPDFRAALKPHGLMTRDAREVERKKYGLKKARRAPQFSKR
- a CDS encoding HAD hydrolase family protein → MTRPARERPSGLPLLLAFDFDGTLVPDGHPELPPGLPEVLRRLSERGVKLAAVTGRDRLPPGIEDAIPFDGVATQNGGHVEVGGEVKHALYFTAEELEAVLAHSMQGVRLMMFSAGQMYVDLPEGEVPTTQQLARNPRPTAEAPAGRVQKVNFFHDGVAGHAEQLREHRSGFTVTGAQPPYSRMMTVTPKGAHKGAGLEILARELDIPLERTIVFGDSDNDVAMFEVAGYAVQSGDLPLLHAHADESIRGPEVLAAWLEGLMGEEEK
- a CDS encoding HAD hydrolase family protein, whose amino-acid sequence is MNSERTRPADLPLLLAFDLDGTLVPELSNELPDDTAQALERLHGLGVQLAVITGRDLVPASIAERVAFGALASQNGGRVEIGGELHASAQFTDAELEAILAHELEDARLILYSDGMLYMDLPASQQVPDWIATRGHRPLAEAQGQRIEKVGFWHAGVSSHAEKLRAQQPQLVLTGAQPPYEQYLTVTPTGAHKGAALTLLAGALGVPPERTVVFGDTDNDIAMFEVGGYAVQSGDLPLLAEHADERISGPEALAAWLDALADELEAQA
- a CDS encoding dCTP deaminase/dUTPase family protein (catalyzes the formation of dUMP from dUTP); this translates as MRGFQVVASQHRQHPEAQIALPRRGSRHSAGYDLVTPAALRVTPGEVVRVATDLKAYMQPGEVLQVYVRSSVGLRGLVLTNTVGIIDADYYGNSDNDGNIILALRNLGADTFTAQAGDRVAQGVFMPYLLAEGDELESGELRAGGYGHTGR
- a CDS encoding alpha/beta fold hydrolase; this translates as MRWPAPDGTLLQVQTTGSGPPLLLLSGGPGCVNYLRPVADLLPHWTCYLPDPRGVGQSGGEPHRLLGELADLESLRRQLGLKRWTVLGHSWGADLGLAYALEYPGQLEQLVCFAGTGVQHDRDWSAAYQAGQHLETHFEVECSEAVWEALRGDWRRYIKQPELWARLARLGVPVTFLHMEKDIRPNWFVCQLAELLPYGRYLELPGASHYAWLTHGPELQHALLRALKP
- the lipB gene encoding lipoyl(octanoyl) transferase LipB yields the protein MTPTSLPDPVQRTEHFDVLDLGTLPYRDAWDIQHHLHAEVAAGARPTLLLVEHPAVLTLGRKAREGENIVVTRDYLAGQGIEVLEVERGGDVTYHGPGQLVVYAIFPVGRRVRDFLRLLEDATVQALHSLGLEDARPNPGYAGVYLSPRDLNGLERQQKIASIGVAVKQHTALHGIGLNIATQLHHFDLIVPCGLQDTQMTSVQREYDLRGLGQSASMDAAKAALTTAFASVFRDYDFSLPASALHAAIPHPQSKESDA
- the lipA gene encoding lipoyl synthase; translation: MTQSESATPTPQAQKEPTFIKNGIYRKDSVKTRDPKPEWLKVRLPSGGHYAEVKGIVKEHKLHTVCEEAMCPNIGECWSRGTATFMLMGHICTRACRFCAVDTGNPRGLLDLNEPQSVAESVQLMGLKYVVLTSVDRDDLPDGGAYHFAKTVTAIKRANPGTRVESLTPDFGGKKACVELVLDSGVDTYAQNLETVERLTHPVRDRRAGYWQTIEVLRHAKQYRPDVVTKTSIMLGLGETREEITQAMKDLRSAGVDVVTFGQYLRPTQHHLPVERYISPAEFNEIRDEGLSLGFLEVVASPLSRSSYKAEQVFQDAEDGLPEHLRHLEGQELSML
- a CDS encoding MarR family winged helix-turn-helix transcriptional regulator — translated: MKTRPLLERIDRDWRTRRPDLDPTPMRRLILLARTARAAAERIEAGQGRHGLNSAQADLLLTLYRSAPPEGLTPGQLTGLSAISPSSVTNRLDRLAAEGLIKRLPDPADARVRRVQLAEAGRQRVEQLLPDHLAGERALLSALTEAEQAELEQLLLRLLDRLEAGAD